One Parageobacillus sp. KH3-4 genomic region harbors:
- a CDS encoding FMN-dependent NADH-azoreductase — MAKLLYITANPKREEESYSLSIGRAFLNAYKQQNPQDEIVELDLYRTDIPYIDADVLNGWGKLQQGQSFEQLSADEKQKISRINELTDQFVSADKYVFVTPMWNFSFPPKMKAYIDTICIAGKTFRYTENGSVGLLTGRKAVHIQARGGIYSEGPTKEMEFGDRYLRAVLGFIGITDVQSVIAEGMAQFPNEAESIKENAIKRAEQVAKNF; from the coding sequence ATGGCAAAATTATTGTACATTACGGCAAATCCAAAGCGGGAAGAAGAGTCTTACAGCTTATCTATCGGTAGAGCGTTTCTGAACGCTTATAAACAACAAAACCCGCAAGACGAGATTGTCGAATTAGACCTTTACCGCACCGATATCCCTTATATCGATGCCGACGTATTGAATGGCTGGGGCAAACTGCAGCAAGGGCAATCATTTGAGCAATTAAGCGCGGACGAAAAACAAAAGATAAGCCGCATTAACGAACTCACCGATCAGTTTGTCAGCGCGGATAAATACGTGTTTGTCACACCGATGTGGAATTTTAGTTTCCCGCCGAAAATGAAAGCTTATATTGATACGATTTGCATTGCGGGAAAAACGTTCCGTTACACGGAAAATGGTTCGGTAGGGCTATTAACAGGAAGAAAAGCGGTGCACATTCAAGCGCGCGGCGGAATTTATTCAGAAGGGCCAACGAAAGAAATGGAATTTGGGGACCGTTATTTACGGGCAGTGCTCGGCTTCATCGGCATTACCGACGTACAATCCGTGATCGCCGAGGGAATGGCGCAATTCCCGAATGAGGCCGAATCCATTAAGGAAAACGCGATCAAACGCGCAGAACAAGTAGCGAAAAACTTTTAA
- a CDS encoding ABC transporter permease — MNNLVYNEMLKIVRKKRLFVIAAIVAVLVSLFTYAQFKQVKELQERLGTSDWRTQLQQQIIDAQNRLNSSSISEEWRKYLQIRLQQQQYYLEHDINPSAPGAPTFMRMFIENAIDLFLPLLVMVVAADLVSSEASGGTIKLLLTRPVKRGTILLSKYIALLLAISFILLIVALLSYLISGMVFGYQGWRLPLLTGFTINGEELNTEGVHLLPQWKYVLIELGLAWFVSIVVGTLTFMLSVLMRSTAAVMGIMLAALISGAILSNMVSSWESAKYLFMVNLRLTDYINGTAPPINGMTLGFSMTVLAVWGVAALAIAFMVFTKRDVY, encoded by the coding sequence TTGAATAATCTCGTATACAACGAAATGTTAAAAATTGTCCGCAAAAAACGTCTGTTTGTCATTGCTGCGATCGTCGCTGTGCTCGTTTCCCTTTTTACGTACGCGCAATTCAAGCAGGTTAAGGAGTTGCAAGAACGTTTAGGGACGAGTGATTGGCGGACGCAGCTTCAGCAGCAAATTATCGACGCGCAAAATCGGCTGAATTCGAGCAGCATCTCGGAGGAATGGCGGAAATATTTGCAAATCCGCCTCCAACAGCAGCAATACTATTTAGAGCATGACATTAACCCATCCGCCCCTGGCGCGCCGACGTTTATGCGCATGTTTATCGAAAACGCGATCGATTTGTTTCTCCCGCTTTTAGTCATGGTCGTTGCCGCTGATTTAGTATCATCGGAAGCAAGCGGTGGAACGATCAAGCTTTTGTTGACAAGGCCGGTGAAAAGGGGAACGATTTTGCTTAGCAAATACATAGCTCTTCTTTTAGCGATTTCGTTTATTTTGCTAATAGTCGCCTTGCTTTCTTATTTGATTTCAGGAATGGTATTCGGGTATCAAGGATGGCGTCTGCCATTGCTCACCGGTTTCACCATTAACGGGGAAGAGCTAAATACGGAAGGGGTTCATTTGCTTCCGCAATGGAAGTACGTGTTAATCGAACTAGGGCTTGCCTGGTTTGTTTCGATTGTCGTTGGAACATTGACGTTCATGCTTTCTGTATTGATGCGCAGCACCGCCGCGGTAATGGGCATTATGCTTGCGGCATTGATTTCCGGAGCGATTTTGTCCAATATGGTGTCCTCATGGGAATCGGCAAAATATTTGTTTATGGTCAACCTCCGTCTTACGGATTACATCAACGGAACAGCGCCGCCGATTAACGGAATGACGCTTGGCTTTTCCATGACGGTGTTAGCGGTGTGGGGAGTTGCAGCGCTTGCCATCGCGTTTATGGTGTTTACAAAGCGCGACGTATATTAA
- a CDS encoding autorepressor SdpR family transcription factor, producing MNLVYKALADPTRRDILNLLKHKDLTAGEIADHFRISKPSISHHLNLLKQADLVHAEKEGQYIYYSINTTVLQDVLAWLLSLQEGKEKKE from the coding sequence ATGAACCTTGTTTATAAAGCGCTGGCTGATCCAACGAGAAGAGACATCCTCAACCTGTTAAAGCACAAGGACTTAACAGCAGGGGAAATCGCTGATCATTTCCGTATCTCCAAACCGAGCATTTCCCATCATCTTAATTTGTTAAAGCAGGCGGATTTAGTGCACGCCGAAAAAGAAGGGCAGTACATCTACTATTCTATCAACACGACGGTGTTGCAAGATGTGTTAGCGTGGCTTTTATCTTTGCAGGAAGGAAAGGAGAAAAAGGAATGA
- a CDS encoding pirin family protein, producing the protein MPVQRRIRRVKTVQIETNSPIHRSGQVLEPGNWQEYDPFLLLMEDIFERGTFDFHPHRGIETVTYVIDGQLEHFDSKAGYGMLGPGDVQWMTAGRGVIHKEDPARDSTVHSLQLWINLPSAKKMIEPRYQNLKAEDMPVRKEDGALIRVFSGSSRGVKAPTLNHVPVTMVEMILEPGASVVQDLPGSYNGFLYILEGSGTFGADNTEGKAGQVLFLSRAENEPESEITVTAKEKLRVLLYAGEPVNEPVVAYGPFVMNTQEEIRQAIRDYQEGKFAE; encoded by the coding sequence ATGCCGGTACAGCGTCGCATCCGCCGCGTGAAAACGGTGCAAATTGAGACAAACAGCCCGATTCATCGCAGTGGACAAGTGTTAGAGCCAGGAAATTGGCAAGAATACGATCCGTTTCTATTGTTAATGGAGGATATTTTTGAAAGAGGAACGTTTGACTTTCATCCGCATCGCGGAATTGAGACGGTTACGTATGTCATAGACGGACAGCTGGAACATTTTGATAGCAAAGCCGGTTATGGAATGTTAGGACCGGGAGACGTGCAATGGATGACTGCGGGCAGAGGTGTTATTCATAAAGAAGATCCGGCCCGCGACTCGACGGTGCATAGCTTGCAGCTGTGGATCAATTTGCCGAGCGCGAAAAAAATGATTGAGCCGCGTTATCAAAATTTAAAGGCAGAAGACATGCCGGTCCGCAAAGAAGACGGGGCGCTGATCCGCGTGTTTTCCGGGTCGTCGCGAGGGGTAAAAGCACCGACGCTCAACCATGTACCTGTAACGATGGTCGAAATGATATTGGAGCCGGGAGCAAGTGTTGTGCAAGATTTGCCGGGAAGTTACAACGGCTTTTTGTACATTTTAGAAGGAAGCGGGACATTTGGCGCTGATAATACGGAAGGAAAAGCAGGGCAAGTATTGTTTTTAAGCCGTGCCGAAAACGAACCGGAAAGTGAAATTACTGTCACCGCCAAAGAAAAGCTGCGCGTCCTCCTTTATGCCGGCGAGCCAGTCAACGAGCCGGTTGTCGCTTACGGACCGTTTGTGATGAACACGCAAGAGGAAATCCGCCAGGCGATCCGCGATTACCAAGAAGGAAAATTTGCCGAATAA